The proteins below come from a single Gottschalkia purinilytica genomic window:
- a CDS encoding sensor histidine kinase, with translation MENKIFENSEVKRIFMKVLIVLVIFYFINLAYTDMLWGELNKSLINQNLVVMGKLISKYPDEEGEIVDTFFKNANKNEVEYSVNTLKKYGYNENLNLKITPIINTYYSKYRMTNIFFFIMLMALLFIVIKMFLKNIYKKIYFTSKCAENIVEGDFSIKLPEGEEGAFSKFSHHFNQMSTVIESNLARLKDEKIFLKNILSDISHQLKTPLSSLKMFNEFMQDEDLSNEDRKKFIIKSKEQLERMEWLIKGLLKLARFEAGTIEYKKEKLLISETIKIVVEDLEVRANKKGQVIKLLGIEEKVLFLHDRKWISESISNIIKNCIEHTESGGCIKVHLEETPVLIRITISDNGKGIEKEDIPHIFERFYKGKNNIHGSGTGIGLTLSKSIIESHDGAIYVTSEKNKGTTFTITFLKSRI, from the coding sequence ATGGAAAATAAGATATTTGAAAATTCTGAGGTCAAAAGAATTTTTATGAAGGTACTAATTGTGTTGGTAATATTCTATTTTATAAACTTAGCTTATACAGACATGTTATGGGGAGAACTTAATAAGTCTTTAATAAATCAAAATCTTGTAGTCATGGGAAAATTAATTTCTAAATATCCAGATGAAGAAGGAGAGATTGTTGATACTTTTTTTAAAAACGCTAATAAAAATGAAGTAGAATACAGTGTAAATACACTTAAAAAATATGGTTATAATGAAAATCTTAATTTAAAAATAACCCCTATAATAAATACTTATTATAGTAAATATAGAATGACTAATATATTTTTCTTTATAATGCTTATGGCTTTATTGTTTATTGTTATAAAAATGTTTTTAAAAAATATATATAAAAAAATATATTTTACATCCAAATGTGCGGAAAATATAGTAGAAGGAGACTTTAGCATAAAACTTCCAGAAGGTGAAGAAGGGGCATTTTCAAAATTTAGCCATCATTTTAATCAGATGTCAACGGTGATCGAATCTAACTTGGCTAGATTAAAAGATGAAAAAATATTTTTGAAAAATATTCTTTCAGATATATCTCATCAACTAAAAACACCACTATCTTCGTTAAAAATGTTTAATGAATTCATGCAAGATGAAGACTTATCTAATGAAGATAGAAAAAAATTTATAATAAAAAGTAAAGAACAATTAGAACGTATGGAGTGGCTAATAAAAGGACTTCTTAAATTAGCAAGATTTGAAGCTGGGACTATAGAATATAAAAAAGAAAAACTTTTAATATCAGAAACAATTAAGATAGTTGTAGAAGATTTAGAGGTAAGGGCTAATAAGAAAGGGCAAGTAATTAAGTTGTTAGGCATAGAAGAAAAAGTTTTATTTTTACATGATAGAAAATGGATTTCTGAATCTATAAGTAATATTATCAAAAATTGTATAGAGCATACTGAAAGTGGCGGATGCATAAAAGTACACTTAGAAGAAACTCCTGTACTAATTAGAATAACAATAAGCGATAACGGAAAAGGAATAGAGAAAGAAGATATTCCTCATATCTTTGAAAGATTTTATAAAGGAAAAAACAACATACACGGGAGTGGGACAGGTATAGGCCTTACACTTTCTAAAAGTATAATAGAGAGTCATGACGGAGCAATATATGTCACAAGTGAAAAAAATAAAGGAACAACATTTACGATAACATTTCTTAAAAGTAGAATATAA
- the opp4C gene encoding oligopeptide ABC transporter permease — MTKNTNGILKENMSENTEILEEEISNPWKIIIKRLLKNKIAIIGLTILMIMILATILAPILTSYDPYEMNYSKVNQPPSKEHILGTDEVGRDYLTRILYGGRVSMQVGVFAVIISVSVGTIVGGLAGYYGGWIDNLLMRLTEIVMSFPFIPLAITISAVIGTRVKPEQRMYIVMMIIGLLSWPSLARMIRGQILSLKEEEFIQAAKVLGISDLKIISRHLIPNTVGYIIVSATLQMASAIMSEAALSFLGLGVTPPTPTWGNLIQNARDIYVLKNRVWIWLPPGVCIFLAVISINLFGDGLRDAIDPKSSK; from the coding sequence TTGACTAAAAATACTAATGGCATTTTAAAAGAAAATATGTCAGAAAATACTGAAATATTAGAAGAAGAAATAAGCAATCCTTGGAAGATAATTATAAAAAGACTATTAAAAAATAAAATAGCAATTATAGGACTTACAATACTTATGATAATGATATTAGCTACTATTTTAGCTCCTATATTGACTTCATATGACCCTTATGAAATGAATTATTCAAAAGTAAATCAACCACCATCTAAAGAACATATTTTAGGAACAGATGAGGTAGGAAGAGATTATCTAACGAGAATCTTATATGGTGGAAGAGTTTCCATGCAAGTAGGGGTATTTGCAGTAATTATATCAGTTAGTGTAGGTACAATAGTAGGAGGACTTGCAGGATATTATGGTGGATGGATAGATAATTTACTTATGCGTTTAACCGAAATAGTTATGTCTTTTCCATTTATACCTTTGGCCATTACTATTTCTGCAGTTATAGGAACTAGAGTAAAGCCTGAACAAAGAATGTATATTGTCATGATGATTATAGGGCTACTTAGCTGGCCTTCTTTAGCAAGAATGATAAGGGGTCAAATACTTTCACTAAAAGAGGAAGAATTTATTCAAGCTGCTAAAGTACTGGGAATTAGTGATTTAAAAATAATTTCTAGGCATTTAATTCCAAATACAGTGGGATATATAATAGTTAGCGCAACTCTACAAATGGCGTCAGCAATAATGAGCGAAGCTGCTTTATCATTTTTAGGACTTGGAGTAACTCCACCAACACCAACTTGGGGAAATTTAATTCAAAATGCTAGAGATATATATGTATTAAAAAATAGGGTATGGATTTGGTTACCTCCTGGAGTTTGTATTTTTTTAGCCGTGATAAGTATCAATTTATTTGGAGATGGACTTCGTGATGCTATAGATCCAAAGTCTAGTAAATAG
- a CDS encoding response regulator transcription factor: protein MKKILVLEDDSTLAMGLEFALKKENFECEITNTVKESIDAFKKESFDLAILDVMLPDGSGYDVCKEIRKTSDIPIIFLTACDEEVNVVLGLDIGGDDYITKPFRVNELISRIKAAIRRHKSSNSNKNNSIIKSKDIVIYPLETKVTKFEEELILTPIEYKLLNILIKNPLNTITREVILQKLWDIDGEFVDDNTLSVYIRRLREKLESNPSKPEYIVTIRGIGYKWNQKHD, encoded by the coding sequence ATGAAAAAAATTCTAGTTCTAGAGGATGATAGTACTTTAGCAATGGGATTGGAGTTTGCACTTAAAAAAGAGAATTTTGAGTGTGAAATTACAAATACAGTAAAAGAAAGTATAGATGCTTTCAAAAAAGAAAGCTTTGATTTAGCTATATTAGATGTTATGCTTCCAGATGGAAGTGGATATGATGTATGCAAGGAAATAAGAAAAACATCTGATATACCTATAATATTTTTAACAGCTTGTGATGAAGAAGTGAATGTAGTACTTGGTCTTGATATTGGAGGAGATGACTATATAACTAAGCCATTTAGAGTGAATGAGCTCATATCAAGAATAAAAGCTGCTATAAGAAGGCATAAAAGTTCAAATAGTAATAAAAATAATAGTATTATAAAGTCTAAAGATATAGTTATCTATCCTCTTGAAACTAAAGTGACTAAATTCGAAGAAGAGTTAATTTTGACTCCTATAGAATATAAACTTTTAAATATATTAATTAAAAATCCTTTAAATACTATTACTAGAGAAGTTATCCTTCAAAAACTTTGGGATATAGATGGAGAGTTTGTAGATGATAATACACTATCAGTGTATATAAGACGGTTGAGAGAAAAATTAGAGAGTAATCCATCTAAGCCAGAATATATAGTTACAATTAGGGGCATAGGCTATAAATGGAATCAAAAGCATGACTAG
- a CDS encoding ABC transporter ATP-binding protein translates to MNTLLEVENLKKYFPIQKGFLRKHVGDIKAVDGISFSIKEGETLGIVGESGCGKSTTGRTILRLIEATDGIVKFKGQNVIKMNKKETRKLRKEMQMIFQDPYSSLNPRMTISQIVSEALIEHNLFKGKQLQEYVEEIMGLCGLSRYHLNRYPHEFSGGQRQRIGIARAISLSPSFVVADEPVSALDVSIQSQIINLLTNLQEEKRLSYLFISHDLGVVKYISHKVGVMYLGSIVELGNKNNIFNNAKHPYTQALLSAIPIPDPTLKREKIILKGDIPSPANPPLGCKFHTRCPYYQDICTEKIPEFRNLGGDHFVACHFAE, encoded by the coding sequence ATGAATACGCTTTTAGAAGTTGAAAATCTAAAAAAATATTTTCCTATACAGAAAGGATTTCTTAGAAAACATGTAGGAGATATAAAAGCTGTTGATGGTATATCTTTTTCCATTAAAGAAGGAGAAACACTAGGGATAGTAGGAGAGTCAGGATGTGGAAAGTCTACTACAGGAAGAACTATACTAAGACTAATAGAAGCTACAGATGGAATTGTTAAATTTAAGGGTCAAAATGTTATTAAAATGAATAAAAAAGAAACGAGAAAATTAAGGAAAGAAATGCAGATGATTTTCCAAGATCCATATAGCTCTTTAAATCCTAGAATGACAATATCACAAATAGTATCTGAGGCATTAATAGAGCATAATCTTTTTAAAGGTAAACAACTACAAGAATATGTGGAAGAAATTATGGGATTATGTGGATTATCTAGATATCATTTAAATAGATATCCACACGAATTTTCAGGTGGACAGAGACAACGTATAGGAATAGCTAGAGCTATTTCACTTAGTCCATCTTTTGTAGTTGCAGATGAACCTGTATCAGCACTAGATGTATCTATTCAATCACAAATTATAAATCTTTTAACGAATTTACAAGAGGAAAAGAGATTATCTTATTTATTCATATCACATGATTTAGGGGTAGTTAAATATATAAGTCATAAAGTAGGTGTTATGTATCTAGGATCAATAGTAGAATTAGGGAATAAAAACAATATATTTAATAATGCTAAGCATCCCTATACTCAAGCGCTACTTTCTGCAATACCTATACCTGATCCTACACTAAAAAGAGAAAAGATAATATTAAAAGGTGACATACCAAGCCCTGCTAATCCACCTTTAGGATGCAAATTTCATACTCGATGTCCATATTATCAGGACATATGTACAGAGAAGATTCCAGAGTTTAGAAATCTAGGAGGAGATCACTTTGTGGCATGCCACTTCGCAGAATAA
- a CDS encoding ABC transporter substrate-binding protein: protein MKRRLSIFLTVILVFSLFLAACSGKRQETKNPDKVSSGNPAKTRENADNTLVVGIKEAKGEFLPVYFSSTYDRHIVDLVYDRLVKEDNKGEIVPDIAKEWTISEDKKTYTFKLKDNVKFSDGKPLTAKDVEFTHLIAMDPNYDGRYITTVDVIEGYEEYNKDKEGKITSVSGIKVINENTISFTFKEPLVTNLVNLSDIPIMPKHEFPDYKKGKIDVIKAKMDKPLGSGKYILEKFEPKQYVKFKANPDHFAGKPKIENLVVKFTNAETMISELQKGTIDIQSQVAPTEENKELISQSKFLDISSYPGNSYGYLGFNLRDSRLSDKRVRQALVYGFNRKQFVENYYKEFADVMNVPMSKVSWAYTDDVNKYEYDKDKAIKLLEEAGWKLGKDGIREKDGKKLEFVWDTYTDSKYVETLIPMLKDDWQKIGVKIEPNIVEFSALTTKVYTERNFDMYNMAWSLTGDPDYYGTLHSSADIPDGNNSVGFRNAENDELIEKGRQEFDKEKRKEIYKDWAKLIGEELPYMFIDQSQQWEVYNKRVKNFKPEPFKKWTDTLLEIELEK from the coding sequence ATGAAAAGAAGGTTAAGTATTTTTTTAACGGTTATTTTAGTGTTTTCTTTATTTTTAGCAGCTTGTTCTGGTAAAAGACAAGAAACTAAAAATCCTGACAAAGTTTCATCAGGAAATCCAGCTAAAACTAGAGAGAATGCAGATAACACATTAGTAGTAGGAATTAAAGAAGCTAAAGGAGAATTTTTACCAGTTTATTTTAGTAGTACGTATGATAGACATATTGTTGACTTAGTTTATGATAGGCTGGTTAAAGAGGATAACAAAGGAGAAATAGTACCTGATATAGCTAAGGAATGGACTATATCAGAGGATAAAAAGACATATACATTTAAGTTAAAAGATAATGTTAAGTTTTCAGATGGAAAACCATTAACAGCTAAAGACGTAGAATTTACGCACTTAATTGCTATGGACCCTAATTATGATGGAAGATATATTACTACTGTAGATGTAATAGAAGGCTATGAAGAATATAACAAAGATAAAGAAGGAAAGATTACTAGCGTATCAGGAATAAAAGTTATAAATGAAAATACCATATCATTTACATTTAAAGAACCATTAGTTACTAATCTTGTTAACTTATCAGACATACCTATAATGCCTAAACATGAATTCCCAGACTATAAAAAAGGTAAAATTGATGTTATAAAAGCTAAAATGGATAAACCATTGGGTTCAGGTAAATATATTTTAGAAAAGTTTGAACCTAAACAATATGTGAAGTTTAAAGCTAATCCTGATCACTTTGCTGGTAAACCTAAAATAGAAAATTTAGTAGTTAAGTTTACAAATGCTGAAACTATGATATCAGAGTTACAAAAAGGAACTATAGATATTCAATCACAGGTTGCACCTACTGAAGAAAATAAAGAATTAATATCTCAATCTAAATTTTTAGATATATCCAGTTATCCAGGAAATAGTTATGGGTATTTAGGGTTTAACTTAAGAGATTCTAGATTATCAGATAAACGTGTACGTCAAGCTTTAGTTTATGGATTTAATCGTAAACAATTTGTAGAAAATTATTATAAAGAATTTGCAGATGTAATGAATGTACCTATGTCAAAAGTTTCATGGGCATATACAGATGATGTTAATAAATATGAGTATGATAAAGATAAAGCTATAAAACTTTTAGAAGAAGCTGGATGGAAATTAGGTAAAGATGGTATAAGAGAAAAAGATGGTAAAAAACTAGAATTTGTATGGGATACGTATACAGATAGTAAATATGTAGAAACTTTAATTCCAATGTTAAAAGATGATTGGCAAAAAATTGGAGTTAAAATAGAACCTAATATAGTAGAGTTTAGTGCTTTAACTACAAAAGTATATACAGAACGAAATTTTGATATGTATAATATGGCTTGGTCATTAACAGGTGATCCTGACTATTATGGAACTTTACACAGCTCAGCAGATATACCAGATGGAAATAACTCTGTAGGATTTAGAAATGCTGAAAATGATGAACTTATAGAAAAAGGAAGACAAGAATTTGACAAAGAAAAACGTAAAGAAATATATAAAGATTGGGCTAAGCTAATAGGAGAAGAACTCCCATATATGTTTATAGATCAATCACAACAATGGGAAGTATATAATAAACGAGTTAAAAACTTTAAACCAGAACCATTTAAGAAATGGACAGATACGTTATTAGAAATAGAGCTTGAAAAATAG
- a CDS encoding ABC transporter ATP-binding protein: MSNLLEVNNLKTYFYTSNGIVKAVDGISFNIESGKTLGIVGESGCGKSITSMSILKLIQAPPGKIEEGEVIFDGKDLLKVSDEEIRRIRGNEISMIFQEPMTSLNPVFTIGYQIMEVIMLHQKVNKEEAKKQTIEMIEMVGISRAEKIVDEYPHQLSGGMRQRVMIAMALACRPKLLIADEPTTALDVTIQAQILKLMNDLKSKFNTSIMLITHDLGVVAEMADHVIVMYAGKVVEEAPVIELFKNPKHPYTIGLMNSIPSLAKDYEKLDNIPGTVPNPLRLPQGCYFYPRCRYATEECSEKQPELLEITNGHKVSCFNAEEVSTDEYAFRS, encoded by the coding sequence GTGAGTAACTTATTAGAAGTTAATAATTTAAAAACATACTTTTATACATCAAATGGAATAGTGAAGGCTGTTGATGGGATTAGTTTTAATATAGAATCTGGTAAGACATTAGGAATAGTAGGAGAGTCAGGATGTGGAAAAAGTATAACATCTATGTCTATATTAAAGCTAATTCAAGCACCACCAGGGAAAATTGAAGAAGGGGAAGTAATATTTGATGGTAAGGATTTACTTAAAGTTTCAGATGAAGAAATAAGAAGGATAAGAGGAAATGAAATATCTATGATATTTCAAGAACCTATGACTTCTCTAAATCCTGTATTTACAATAGGTTATCAAATAATGGAAGTAATCATGTTACATCAGAAAGTCAATAAGGAGGAAGCAAAAAAGCAAACTATAGAAATGATAGAAATGGTGGGAATATCAAGGGCTGAAAAAATTGTAGATGAATATCCTCATCAGCTTTCAGGAGGAATGCGCCAAAGAGTTATGATAGCTATGGCGCTAGCCTGTAGACCAAAACTTTTAATTGCAGATGAGCCTACCACCGCATTAGATGTAACTATCCAAGCTCAAATATTAAAACTTATGAATGATCTCAAATCAAAATTTAATACATCTATTATGCTAATAACTCATGACTTGGGAGTTGTTGCAGAGATGGCAGATCATGTCATAGTTATGTATGCAGGTAAAGTAGTAGAAGAAGCACCAGTTATAGAATTATTTAAAAATCCAAAACATCCTTATACTATAGGTCTTATGAATTCTATACCATCTTTAGCTAAAGATTATGAAAAGCTTGATAATATTCCAGGTACTGTACCTAATCCTCTAAGATTACCTCAAGGATGCTATTTTTATCCTAGATGTAGATATGCCACTGAGGAATGTTCAGAAAAGCAACCAGAATTATTAGAAATTACAAATGGACATAAAGTAAGTTGCTTTAATGCTGAGGAGGTGTCTACAGATGAATACGCTTTTAGAAGTTGA
- a CDS encoding cyclase family protein gives MIIDLTTKINHELINAWLDTQENKRIATGHVGTHLDTYQKSNIPLEYFERTGVLFDVSEIESERDIAISDIEHIKIPENSFVLFRTKQIEKYEYGTKEYFHDHPQLSHDLIDYLINKKISFIGIDCSGIRRGDEHTPADIRCEENGIYVIENLCNLQNLSNAPFTVYTMWLDDEVATGLKCRVIVKQ, from the coding sequence ATGATTATCGATTTAACAACAAAAATTAACCATGAGCTGATTAATGCATGGTTAGATACACAAGAAAACAAACGTATTGCTACTGGGCATGTAGGAACACATCTAGATACTTATCAGAAATCCAACATTCCACTAGAATATTTTGAACGAACTGGAGTTTTATTTGATGTATCAGAAATTGAAAGCGAAAGGGATATTGCTATTTCTGACATAGAGCACATTAAAATCCCTGAAAATAGTTTTGTACTTTTCCGTACTAAGCAAATTGAAAAATATGAATATGGAACAAAAGAGTACTTCCATGATCACCCTCAGCTTTCTCATGATCTTATTGATTATCTAATTAATAAGAAGATTAGTTTTATAGGAATTGACTGTTCAGGTATCAGACGTGGAGATGAACACACACCTGCAGATATTCGTTGTGAAGAAAACGGAATTTATGTTATAGAAAACTTATGTAACTTACAAAATTTATCAAATGCTCCTTTCACTGTATACACTATGTGGCTTGATGATGAAGTAGCTACAGGGTTGAAGTGCAGAGTAATTGTAAAACAATAA
- a CDS encoding MarR family transcriptional regulator — translation MNLEKNLLYLFKELYEKQDVLSKVCNEDLFDKYGNSEIHCIDAIGIMGEANGTQIAEHMKVTRSAVSKIIRRLLKDCLVNKYQKPDNKKEVFYRLSNKGQTVFEKHQKAHEKWEQRDTAFLRTINEKDKQTVLSFLQNFNNYLDELIKENEN, via the coding sequence ATGAACTTAGAGAAAAACTTACTATATTTATTTAAAGAACTTTACGAAAAACAAGATGTTCTTAGTAAAGTTTGTAACGAAGACTTATTTGATAAATACGGAAACTCTGAAATTCACTGTATTGATGCCATTGGTATCATGGGTGAAGCAAACGGAACTCAGATTGCTGAACACATGAAAGTTACCCGTAGTGCAGTAAGCAAAATTATTCGTAGGCTATTAAAAGACTGTTTAGTAAATAAATATCAAAAACCTGATAATAAAAAAGAAGTTTTTTACAGACTTTCTAACAAGGGGCAAACAGTCTTTGAAAAGCACCAAAAAGCTCACGAAAAATGGGAGCAACGTGATACTGCTTTTCTACGCACTATTAATGAGAAAGATAAACAAACAGTACTTTCCTTCTTGCAGAATTTCAATAATTATCTAGACGAATTAATCAAGGAGAATGAAAATTAG
- a CDS encoding ABC transporter permease, with protein MLRYIFQRIINLIPVVIIISICLFGIMKLMPGDPVGMNLDPRATAEQKALERERLGLNKPIPVQYVNWVKRSVQGDFGESHIYRKPVSEVAPQFVWNSFILNVTVYIFAFMISIPIGIICAVKRYSKTDNFWTVFSIIGISMPTFFFGLLLIYIFAVKLDLLPINGMVTPGSMTEGFSKVKDVLYHMILPAIVLTIGSLASIVRYVRTSMLDIISQDYIRTARSKGLKEKVVIYRHAFRNALIPIITLIGLTIPTLFSGAVILERVFIWPGIGNILMDSISNRDYNLMMALNMFFAMLTLLGNLLSDIGYAFVDPRIKVE; from the coding sequence ATGTTAAGGTATATATTTCAAAGAATAATAAATCTTATACCTGTAGTGATTATAATATCTATTTGCTTATTTGGAATAATGAAACTCATGCCAGGAGATCCTGTGGGAATGAATCTAGATCCTAGGGCAACAGCAGAACAAAAAGCTCTTGAAAGAGAAAGACTAGGATTAAATAAACCTATACCTGTACAATACGTTAACTGGGTAAAACGTTCAGTTCAAGGTGACTTTGGAGAATCACACATATATAGAAAACCTGTGAGTGAAGTAGCTCCACAATTTGTATGGAATAGCTTTATATTGAATGTAACAGTATATATATTTGCATTTATGATCTCTATACCAATAGGTATTATATGTGCAGTTAAGAGATATTCTAAGACAGATAATTTTTGGACTGTATTTTCTATAATAGGTATTTCTATGCCAACTTTTTTCTTTGGACTACTTTTAATATATATTTTCGCAGTTAAGTTAGACTTATTACCTATAAACGGAATGGTTACTCCAGGAAGTATGACAGAAGGATTCAGCAAAGTAAAGGACGTTTTATATCATATGATATTACCTGCTATAGTTCTTACAATAGGAAGTTTAGCAAGCATAGTAAGATATGTAAGAACTAGCATGCTAGATATTATAAGTCAAGACTATATACGTACTGCAAGATCAAAAGGACTTAAAGAAAAAGTAGTTATTTATAGGCATGCTTTTAGAAATGCTTTGATACCTATAATTACTCTAATAGGACTTACTATACCAACGTTATTTTCAGGAGCAGTAATTTTAGAAAGAGTGTTTATATGGCCAGGTATAGGAAATATTTTAATGGACTCTATAAGTAACAGAGACTATAATCTAATGATGGCTTTAAATATGTTTTTTGCAATGTTAACGCTACTTGGAAATTTACTTTCAGATATAGGATATGCTTTTGTAGATCCTAGAATTAAGGTTGAATGA
- a CDS encoding zinc ribbon domain-containing protein, protein MYIWICPECNTKHDRDMNASKNLLKLAI, encoded by the coding sequence TTGTATATATGGATATGTCCTGAATGTAATACGAAACATGATAGGGATATGAATGCTAGTAAAAATCTACTGAAATTAGCTATATAA
- a CDS encoding M48 family metalloprotease, with translation MEYDRFESIIKELEDYSQKHPKLYKFKVFLLGTLGYVYAFGILLLVLAVVVGIYAGTVSLSLSLSDNVGYLVGHAITQWLAVPLFGVIWIILKGFWIRIYPPEGIEITKKEFKELFDTIEKIRKQLKAKKIHKVLLNEEFNASVYRHPKFGIFGNCKNYLIIGVPLIMHLSKDELDAVIAHEIAHISKEHSKITRWIIMVKDTWENISSNIEEKKRRTRFLYKRFLDIYEPYLDAYTFVLQRGQEYEADNLAGIVVGTETIKNSILSLEIGEQTLDLEFWPKINRQIRKFTQPPNNVYDEMKKYLYKTIPEDKMIKYINKGLKRNTDLTDTHPSPKNRILNLNESSNYNKDCSLRASEEYLGKSLDNIIDILNKQWKDNISDWWVEEHRETSEGIEQLEKLKKDVNNLSIDEKLFMGVLEENYGDIDEAINIYKDIIEIDNEYAEALYRLGVIQIQDDNKEGIEFIEKAMKIDIRYTIDGCYEIYKYLINNGKSEQAKRYYKKAEKYEKLVEMATEERSNITYYDKFLEHKITDDNLNKLEEFLKKYEEINKVYLVRKELKYLTQYPLYVIFLELKSNVKNIDYDEFFGKLNEEIDFLKDNAAMSIESDDKEIQGILSQINGCKVYDVNKIDNTCN, from the coding sequence ATGGAATATGATAGATTTGAATCTATTATAAAAGAATTAGAGGATTATAGTCAAAAACATCCTAAACTATACAAGTTTAAAGTATTTTTATTAGGAACTTTAGGATATGTGTATGCCTTTGGAATATTACTTTTAGTTTTGGCAGTAGTTGTAGGAATTTATGCAGGTACAGTTTCACTAAGTTTATCTTTATCTGATAATGTAGGATACTTAGTAGGACATGCAATAACTCAATGGCTTGCAGTACCACTGTTTGGGGTTATATGGATAATATTAAAAGGATTTTGGATAAGAATTTATCCACCAGAAGGAATAGAAATAACTAAAAAAGAATTCAAAGAGTTGTTTGACACTATAGAAAAAATAAGAAAGCAACTAAAGGCTAAGAAAATTCACAAGGTATTACTAAATGAAGAATTTAATGCAAGTGTTTATAGACATCCTAAGTTCGGGATATTTGGTAATTGCAAAAACTATTTAATTATTGGAGTACCACTTATTATGCATTTATCAAAAGATGAACTTGATGCAGTGATTGCTCACGAAATAGCTCATATATCTAAAGAACATAGTAAGATTACTAGATGGATAATTATGGTGAAAGATACATGGGAAAATATAAGTAGCAATATTGAAGAGAAAAAAAGAAGAACTAGATTTTTATATAAAAGATTTCTAGACATCTATGAGCCTTATCTTGATGCCTATACATTTGTACTACAACGAGGACAGGAATATGAAGCAGACAATTTAGCTGGAATCGTTGTAGGAACTGAGACTATAAAGAATTCAATATTATCATTAGAAATAGGAGAACAAACATTAGATTTAGAATTCTGGCCAAAAATCAATAGACAAATTAGAAAGTTTACTCAACCGCCTAATAATGTATATGATGAAATGAAAAAATATTTATATAAAACAATACCAGAAGATAAAATGATTAAATATATTAATAAAGGTTTAAAAAGAAATACAGACCTTACTGATACACATCCTTCACCTAAAAATAGAATATTAAATTTAAATGAAAGTAGTAATTATAATAAAGATTGTAGTTTGAGAGCATCAGAAGAATATTTAGGCAAATCTTTAGATAATATTATAGACATACTTAATAAACAATGGAAAGATAATATATCAGATTGGTGGGTGGAAGAGCATAGAGAAACAAGTGAAGGAATAGAGCAGCTAGAAAAACTAAAAAAAGATGTAAATAATTTATCTATTGATGAAAAACTATTTATGGGTGTTTTAGAAGAAAATTATGGAGATATAGATGAAGCGATAAATATTTATAAAGATATTATAGAAATAGATAATGAATATGCAGAAGCTTTATATAGACTAGGAGTTATTCAAATTCAAGATGATAATAAAGAAGGAATAGAATTTATTGAAAAAGCTATGAAAATAGACATAAGATACACAATAGATGGATGTTATGAAATATATAAGTATTTAATCAATAATGGAAAATCAGAACAAGCTAAAAGGTATTATAAGAAGGCAGAGAAATATGAAAAATTGGTAGAAATGGCAACAGAAGAAAGATCGAATATTACTTATTATGATAAATTCTTAGAACATAAAATAACAGATGATAATTTAAACAAATTAGAGGAATTTTTAAAAAAATATGAAGAAATTAATAAAGTATATTTAGTTCGTAAAGAGTTAAAATATCTGACACAATATCCACTGTATGTTATTTTTTTAGAGTTAAAATCAAATGTAAAGAATATAGACTATGATGAGTTTTTTGGAAAACTCAATGAAGAAATTGATTTCTTAAAAGATAATGCAGCCATGTCTATAGAGTCAGATGATAAAGAAATACAAGGAATACTAAGTCAAATTAATGGTTGTAAAGTGTATGATGTAAATAAAATAGATAATACATGTAATTAA